The DNA region AAACCTGCCTGGATCTCAGCATCCTGTCCCTTGGCGGAGAGGAAAACAACCGGAATGTCCATGAGGGCGGGATCAGCCTTCATGGCGCGGCAGGCATCATACCCCGTCATTTTCGGCATGCGGACATCCATAAGGATGATATCCGGGATCATTTGGGATGCCTGCTGGAGAGCATCCTCCCCATTGGAGGTGGCGACGACTTCATGCCCTGC from Anaerolineales bacterium includes:
- a CDS encoding response regulator, producing the protein MARILIAEDEPDIRELVAFTLRFAGHEVVATSNGEDALQQASQMIPDIILMDVRMPKMTGYDACRAMKADPALMDIPVVFLSAKGQDAEIQAGLEAGAEEYLLKPFAPDQLVERVKAILSKFGK